In Bacteroidia bacterium, one genomic interval encodes:
- a CDS encoding DUF721 domain-containing protein: MFRKTNEESLKEVIEQLLDTYKLRDRINQVKLQQSWDEIMGEMIRKRTEKLFLKDHTLYIYLNSAPLKEELSYGREKIMRMLNTALEGDFIKEVVIR; the protein is encoded by the coding sequence ATGTTCAGAAAAACAAATGAGGAAAGTCTTAAAGAAGTTATTGAGCAACTGTTGGACACCTACAAATTGCGTGATAGAATCAATCAGGTAAAGCTGCAACAAAGTTGGGATGAAATTATGGGCGAGATGATCAGAAAACGAACAGAAAAGTTATTTCTTAAAGATCACACATTATATATTTATCTCAATTCTGCACCCTTAAAAGAAGAACTCAGTTATGGTCGCGAAAAAATAATGAGAATGCTCAACACTGCCCTCGAAGGTGATTTTATTAAAGAGGTTGTTATCA